Part of the Drosophila kikkawai strain 14028-0561.14 chromosome 3L, DkikHiC1v2, whole genome shotgun sequence genome is shown below.
CGGTATGATGACTAATTGTGTTTCATTAACTTTTCGAAGgtttcataatttgtataacAATTCGAGATATTTATGTATCGTATTTAACTCTTTTTCAGTGGAAGACAATAGTTCAACCTGGGCTGGTTCCGATCGTGACTACACATATGACGAGTTGCTGAAGCGTGTCTTCGAAATCATTCTCGACAAGAATCCGGACATGGCCGCCGGTCGCAAGCCCAAGTTCGTGATGCGTCCGCCCCAGGTGCTGCGCGTCGGTACCAAGAAGACCTCCTTTGCCAACTTCATGGACATTGCGAAAACGCTGCATCGCCTGCCCAAGCATCTGCTCGACTTTTTGCTGGCCGAGTTGGGTACGAGCGGCTCCATGGACGGCAACCAGCAGCTGATTATTAAGGGACGCTTCCAGCCCAAACAGATCGAGAACGTGCTTCGCCGCTACATCAAGGAGTATGTCACCTGTCACACCTGCCGCTCCCCTGAGACGATACTGCAGAAGGACACGCGTCTGTTCTTCCTGCAGTGCGAGTCGTGCGGTTCCCGTTGTTCGGTAGCCAGCATCAAGTCAGGTTTCCAGGCTGTCACCGGCAAACGTGCCGCCATTCGAGCAAAAACAACCTAAATTCTCCTTATTTAACAAAATGCTTGATTTTTTATTACCAGTAaaatttcaatacaaaaaacgtttatttgtttgttgcaACTTGCGTTGTACTCTTGTAGTCGTGATGCCAGCTTAACAGGTGATCGGCAAAGGCAATTTCTTGTTTCCGAGATGAGCCGCTGTCTATAAGGAAGGAATAGGCATCCAGGCCCATCTTTCCTCTGAAGAGAGTCGGTCTGCCGCGCAAAAACAAACTGTGGCCCCTCGTTATGGCTCCAGGATCTATGTACTCCGTTGCAGCCCCCAGCAGGCGGATCAAGCTCTGGGCAATGGGTTTATAGCGTTCGGAAGAGGCCAGTGATGTGGCTTCTGCGTGGAGGCAAGCAACAATTTGCTTTTTTGCCTGGCCCTTGCTTATACTTGCCTCCAGAAATCCGGTGCTGTCATCGATATGGTATTTGTTGAAGGCCGTGTTGTGCGTTCCATATCCAGACACAAAAGCGTAAACAATGCAGGTGCGAAAATGAATCGGATCGGAGTTGGTATTTGCATTATAAGTTATAAAAACATCTGGCGTTTCAGGATCCTGAGTTGCCCGTAGAATGTGAGCTATAGTCAGGGGTATATCTTCGTGAATTTTCGGACCCGACTTGGCAGAATCGGTTGTTTGGATATCATGTTGCTTCTTACGAATGATAAAATTGTCTACCCGATCCTCGACATCAAAAAAGCTTATGTTTGGATCCATaactaaaatcaaaacaagTCGTTTATATCAAAATCATGTACACAAAGTTGGGGGACTATATTATTTACTCAATTGTTTATTCctttaaaataacatttattgTTGCGCCTGTTTTTGATTATCTCTGTCTATCGATAACTTTTCTTATCGGCTGCTCTTTCATGGGCAGAACTAAAGGGGGTTGAATGCGTAAGcctcataaaatattttataaatcctttttaaaaaattattataggttattaaaataattattattacttgatattttaatattatttatttcataaccaAAAAAATGTAACCCCCTTTTACTGACTCACGAAATTTTGACTACGCCCTGTGTATATaggttaaataaatttctagaTAAAGTTGAATACCTTCCAccattaataaacatttaacttagtaaaatataatcataaacgaacaaagaaaataatattaattgtcTATTTCACCACAAATCTAAATTCTTTGTGAAACAGCAGCAAGTTGGCAGCCCCGTTTTACGCAGCCCTGGGTGTTTCGAGTTGCG
Proteins encoded:
- the ver gene encoding uncharacterized protein ver, which codes for MDPNISFFDVEDRVDNFIIRKKQHDIQTTDSAKSGPKIHEDIPLTIAHILRATQDPETPDVFITYNANTNSDPIHFRTCIVYAFVSGYGTHNTAFNKYHIDDSTGFLEASISKGQAKKQIVACLHAEATSLASSERYKPIAQSLIRLLGAATEYIDPGAITRGHSLFLRGRPTLFRGKMGLDAYSFLIDSGSSRKQEIAFADHLLSWHHDYKSTTQVATNK
- the eIF2beta gene encoding eukaryotic translation initiation factor 2 subunit 2 produces the protein MDAEDGFDPTLLKKKKKKKTTFDLDAALGLEDDTKKEDPLDEASADAGAAELEDNLDLESFGKKKKKKKKPFNMDDIEAAVPSFGGEDATAATEEPEEEEINLDMDFSMAKKKKKSKKKDLDELFADKLDDDKGEDKENVEDNSSTWAGSDRDYTYDELLKRVFEIILDKNPDMAAGRKPKFVMRPPQVLRVGTKKTSFANFMDIAKTLHRLPKHLLDFLLAELGTSGSMDGNQQLIIKGRFQPKQIENVLRRYIKEYVTCHTCRSPETILQKDTRLFFLQCESCGSRCSVASIKSGFQAVTGKRAAIRAKTT